The following coding sequences are from one Alosa alosa isolate M-15738 ecotype Scorff River chromosome 3, AALO_Geno_1.1, whole genome shotgun sequence window:
- the LOC125292158 gene encoding E3 ubiquitin-protein ligase TRIM35-like: protein MASKSSEEDFTCPVCYDVFKDPVVLSCSHSICKVCLQQFWETKGSRDCPVCRRSSKDNPILNLHLRNLCESFLQEGSQRASASGWSEVLCSLHSEKLKLFCLEDNQSVCVVCRDSKKHTGHKFHPVDEAALDRKEELKIKLQPLQEKLKTFEEAKDSCDKTAKHIKTQALNTEIWVKEEFEKLHQFLRDEETARIAALREEEEQKSQMMKRKIEKMSREISSLSDTIRAIEKQMKADAVTFLQNYKSTVERAQCTLQDPERVSGALINVAKHLGNLKFRVWEKMQDIVQYTPVTLDPNTAHLRLILSEDLSSMTFGDEWQQLPDNTERFDWVASVLGSEGFNSGTHSWDVEVGENTRWYLGVMTGSAQRKGDSTSMSGRWIVYYNDSKYAAHSPSQPTTLLPVKQKLQRIRVQLDWDRGELSFSDPDNNTHIHTHTHTFTERVFPYFNADSVSALKILPVKVSVRVEQPS, encoded by the exons ATGGCATCTAAATCTTCGGAAGAGGACTTCACCTGTCCTGTGTGCTATGACGTCTTCAAGGACCCTGTTGTCCTCTCATGCAGTCATAGTATCTGTAAAGTCTGTCTGCAGCAGTTTTGGGAAACCAAAGGGTCCAGAGACTGTCCCGTCTGCAGGAGGTCATCAAAGGATAATCCTATCCTAAACCTCCACTTAAGGAACCTGTGTGAGTCTTTCTTACAGGAGGGAAGTCAGAGAGCTTCAGCTTCAGGATGGTCTGAGGTGCTCTGCAGTCTGCACAGTGAGAAACTCAAGCTCTTCTGTCTGGAGGATaaccagtctgtgtgtgtggtgtgtagagACTCCAAAAAACACACTGGCCACAAATTTCACCCTGTTGATGAAGCAGCCCTTGACCGTAAG GAGGAGCTCAAGATCAAATTGCAGCCCTTACAGGAGAAACTGAAGACCTTTGAGGAGGCTAAAGACAGCTGTGATAAAACAGCAAAACACATCAAG ACACAAGCTCTAAACACAGAGATATGGGTCAAGGAGGAGTTTGAGAAGCTTCACCAGTTTCTACGAGACGAGGAGACGGCCAGGATAGCTGcattgagagaggaagaggagcagaagagtcagatgatgaagaggaagatTGAGAAGATGAGCAGAGAGATTTCATCTCTTTCAGACACAATCAGAGCCATAGAAAAGCAGATGAAAGCTGATGCTGTCACATTCCTGCAG aactacaagagcacagtggaaag GGCCCAGTGCACACTGCAGGATCCAGAGAGGGTTTCAGGGGCTCTGATCAATGTGGCAAAGCACCTGGGCAACCTGAAGTTCAGAGTCTGGGAGAAGATGCAGGACATTGTTCAGTACA CTCCTGTCACTCTGGACCCCAACACTGCACATCTACGTCTCATCCTGTCTGAGGATCTGAGCAGCATGACATTTGGTGATGAGTGGCAGCAACTTCCTGATAACACCGAGAGATTTGATTGGGTTGCCAGTGTCCTGGGCTCTGAGGGCTTTAACTCAGGGACTCACAGCTGGGATGTGGAGGTTGGGGAGAACACACGGTGGTATTTGGGTGTGATGACAGGgtcggcccaaaggaagggaGACTCAACCTCTATGAGTGGACGCTGGATTGTGTATTATAATGATAGTAAATATGCAGCCCATTCTCCATCACAGCCCACCACTCTCCTCCCAGTAAAGCAGAAACTCCAGAGGATCAGAGTGCAGCTGGACTGGGACAGAGGAGAGCTGTCATTCTCTGACCctgataataacacacacatacatactcatacacacactttcactgagaGAGTGTTTCCATACTTTAATGCTGATAGTGTGTCTGCTCTGAAGATCCTACCAGTGAAGGTCTCAGTAAGAGTAGAGCAGCCCAGTTAG